CCGAGCAGGTACAACAGGAAGAAAAATGCCAGCCAGGCGACCAGCCAGAATGTGGTCTGCTTCTGTTCCGGGGTCAGGGAAAATGGCATGGTGGTGTTGTAATGTGGGTTAAATCGTCCGGGAACGGGCCAGTTTGATAAAATAGCGGATTGACCAGTTTTGAGGCCGCAGGATGTTAATTGCGGCTCCGAATACGTCCACCGCCTTCTATTTTACCGCCTCCGCTGCCAAATACACCATGAGCCAATCTTCTAATGTTTCACTCTCCTACCGCGACGCCGGTGTCGATATCGATGCTGGCGACGCCCTGGTCGAAGCGATCAAGCCTTTTGCCAAGCGCACCATGCGCGAAGGCGTCATGGGCGGCATCGGCGGCTTTGGCGCGCTGTTCGAGATCAGCAAGAAGTTCAAGGAGCCGGTGCTGGTGTCGGGCACCGACGGCGTGGGCACCAAGCTCAAACTCGCGTTCGAACTCAATCGCCACGACACCGTCGGCATCGACCTGGTGGCCATGAGCGTCAACGACATCCTGGTGCAGGGCGCAGAACCGCTGTTCTTCCTCGATTATTTCGCATGCGGCAAACTCGATGTGCCGACCGCCACGGCGGTGGTCAAGGGCATTGCCCAGGGCTGCGAGCAGGCTGGCTGCGCACTGATCGGCGGCGAAACGGCGGAAATGCCAAGCATGTACCCGGCCGGCGAATACGACCTGGCAGGGTTTGCCGTCGGCGCGGTAGAAAAGTCGAAGATCATCGATGGCACCAAAATCACCCCGGGCGACGTGGTCCTGGGCCTGGCCTCGTCGGGCGCGCATTCCAATGGCTACTCGCTGGTGCGCAAGATCATCGACGTGGCCAAGCCTGACCTGGAAGGCGACTTCCACGGCCGCAAGCTATCCGATGTGCTCATGGAGCCGACCCGCATCTACGTCAAGCCGCTGCTGGCGCTGATGGAATCGATGGAAGTGAAGGGCATGGTGCACATCACCGGCGGTGGCCTGGTGGAAAACGTGCCGCGCGTGCTGCAGCCCCACCTGACTGCCGTACTCGATTCCAAGGCCTGGACCATGCCGCCGCTGTTCCAGTGGCTGCAGCAGCATGGTGGCGTGGCCGACGCCGAAATGCACCGCGTGTTCAATTGCGGCATCGGCATGATCGTCATCGTGTCAAAAGAAAACGCGGATGCCGCCTTTGCCCAGCTGCAGGCGGCCGGCGAAACCGTGTCACGCATCGGCACCATCCGCGAGCGCGCAGGCGACGAGCACCAGACCATCGTCGAATAACACCTGCAGGCGGTTTTTGCGGCGTCTCCCCGCGCCCGCACCAGTTCGCTGGTGCGGGCGTTTGCGTTAACCCTGCCATTTTCCGCAGCTACATATATTTTGTTCAATTTTAGTTGATTTAAAATTAACGTTGAATTACTATCACGCGGCTCGTCCGGAACCATATCCCGGATGACTTTCCCAAATCG
This region of Massilia sp. PAMC28688 genomic DNA includes:
- the purM gene encoding phosphoribosylformylglycinamidine cyclo-ligase → MSQSSNVSLSYRDAGVDIDAGDALVEAIKPFAKRTMREGVMGGIGGFGALFEISKKFKEPVLVSGTDGVGTKLKLAFELNRHDTVGIDLVAMSVNDILVQGAEPLFFLDYFACGKLDVPTATAVVKGIAQGCEQAGCALIGGETAEMPSMYPAGEYDLAGFAVGAVEKSKIIDGTKITPGDVVLGLASSGAHSNGYSLVRKIIDVAKPDLEGDFHGRKLSDVLMEPTRIYVKPLLALMESMEVKGMVHITGGGLVENVPRVLQPHLTAVLDSKAWTMPPLFQWLQQHGGVADAEMHRVFNCGIGMIVIVSKENADAAFAQLQAAGETVSRIGTIRERAGDEHQTIVE